A region from the Lentimonas sp. CC4 genome encodes:
- the leuS gene encoding leucine--tRNA ligase, with protein sequence MATQTTDYDFSAIEPKWQDFWEQNATYNAQDFEDKPTFYILDMFPYPSGAGLHIGHPEGYTASDALKRYKKAKGFNVLHPMGWDAFGLPTEQYAIKTGTHPSLTTKQNVAHFKTQLRQLGFAYDWSREVNTTDPGYYKWTQWIFMQLFKKGLAYVDEKPVWFCPDLGTVLANEEVLNTPEGPRSDRGSFPVERRPIRQWVLRITEYGDKLIAGLKDLDWPDSTKRLQENWIGRSEGAEITFDIAGHDSDLTVFTTRPDTLFGATYMVISPEHPLLSKITTSEQSDAVFAYAEKAKSKSDLERAELSKEKTGVWTGAMAINPVNGKEIPIWVADYVLMTYGTGAIMAVPAHDTRDFEFAKEFDLEITQVIDDNGAAEKDDNGALTEAYTGPGDLINSGEQTGKNSEDAKNAVIAQLAAEKRGEATVNFKLRDWLFSRQRYWGEPFPIAWVSEADYAKVNDDFKSVERPVSCQIDGELRFAVALPESELPLALPEVESYTPSPDGQSPLSKAEAWLHIYVDPQTGATSNEPVEGWVKASRETNTMPQWAGSCWYYLRYVDPKNTEALIDPEKEKYWGYPDLYIGGAEHAVLHLLYARFWHHVLFDLGVLSDPEPFKKLFHQGIILGEDGEKMSKSRGNVVSPESIVVDYGADALRLYLMFLGPLEAMKPWNTKGIEGIARFLRKAWRLVVAEDGSRNAKIGATEQLDAETERTLHASIKKVTEDHEALGFNTAISQMMICVNQLGKAEALTLEAVESFIKLLAPLAPHIAEELWQFLGHSGSISDAGWPTHDESKLKQDTVKIIFQVNGKYRGDAQLPADVSKDDAIAAAKAHERITAHIDGKTIKREIYVPGKIVNIVAV encoded by the coding sequence ATGGCAACACAGACCACAGACTACGACTTTTCCGCAATCGAGCCAAAATGGCAGGATTTTTGGGAGCAAAACGCAACTTACAACGCTCAGGATTTCGAGGACAAACCTACGTTCTACATCCTCGACATGTTCCCCTACCCATCCGGCGCGGGCTTGCATATCGGACACCCTGAAGGCTACACAGCCAGCGATGCGCTAAAACGCTACAAAAAGGCCAAGGGCTTTAACGTGCTCCACCCGATGGGTTGGGATGCCTTCGGCCTGCCAACTGAGCAGTATGCGATCAAGACCGGCACGCACCCGAGTCTCACCACCAAGCAGAACGTCGCGCACTTTAAGACACAGCTCCGCCAACTCGGGTTCGCTTACGACTGGTCTCGCGAAGTGAACACCACCGATCCAGGCTACTACAAGTGGACGCAGTGGATCTTCATGCAGCTGTTCAAAAAGGGGCTCGCCTATGTGGATGAGAAGCCAGTCTGGTTCTGCCCCGACCTCGGCACCGTCCTTGCCAACGAGGAAGTGCTCAACACACCCGAAGGCCCACGCTCTGACCGCGGTAGCTTCCCCGTTGAGCGTCGCCCCATCCGTCAATGGGTGCTTCGTATTACTGAATATGGTGACAAATTGATCGCGGGCCTCAAAGACCTCGATTGGCCTGATTCCACGAAGCGCCTACAGGAAAACTGGATCGGTCGCAGTGAAGGTGCAGAAATCACCTTCGACATCGCGGGACATGACTCAGACCTCACCGTCTTCACGACTCGCCCAGACACACTCTTCGGTGCCACTTACATGGTGATCTCCCCCGAGCACCCGCTGCTCTCAAAAATAACTACCAGCGAGCAGAGCGACGCTGTGTTTGCTTACGCCGAGAAGGCAAAGAGCAAGTCCGACCTAGAACGTGCCGAATTGAGCAAAGAGAAGACCGGTGTTTGGACTGGCGCGATGGCGATCAACCCAGTCAACGGCAAAGAAATTCCGATTTGGGTGGCTGACTACGTGCTCATGACCTACGGCACCGGTGCCATCATGGCCGTGCCTGCGCACGATACACGCGACTTTGAATTCGCGAAGGAGTTCGACCTCGAAATCACCCAGGTGATCGACGACAACGGAGCCGCAGAGAAGGACGACAACGGCGCATTGACCGAGGCCTACACCGGCCCGGGCGACTTGATCAACTCTGGCGAGCAAACCGGCAAGAACTCTGAAGACGCCAAAAATGCGGTGATCGCTCAACTCGCAGCCGAAAAGCGCGGCGAAGCGACCGTCAACTTCAAGCTCCGTGACTGGCTCTTCTCTCGCCAACGCTACTGGGGCGAACCATTCCCCATCGCTTGGGTCAGCGAAGCCGATTACGCAAAGGTCAACGACGACTTCAAATCCGTCGAACGCCCAGTCAGTTGCCAAATCGACGGCGAGCTACGCTTTGCTGTAGCCTTGCCAGAAAGCGAACTACCACTCGCCCTACCAGAAGTCGAAAGCTACACGCCGTCCCCGGATGGCCAAAGTCCGCTCTCGAAAGCCGAAGCTTGGTTGCACATTTACGTGGATCCACAAACAGGTGCCACCTCCAACGAGCCTGTTGAAGGCTGGGTGAAGGCTTCTCGCGAAACGAATACCATGCCACAATGGGCAGGCTCTTGCTGGTATTACCTGCGCTACGTCGATCCGAAGAACACCGAAGCGCTCATCGACCCTGAGAAAGAGAAATACTGGGGCTACCCCGACCTCTACATCGGCGGTGCTGAGCACGCGGTGCTCCACTTACTCTATGCTCGCTTCTGGCACCACGTCCTCTTCGACCTCGGCGTCTTGAGCGATCCAGAACCATTTAAGAAACTCTTTCACCAAGGCATCATTCTCGGCGAAGACGGCGAAAAAATGTCCAAGAGCCGCGGCAATGTGGTCAGCCCAGAAAGTATCGTGGTCGACTACGGCGCAGATGCGCTACGCCTCTACTTGATGTTCCTCGGGCCGCTCGAAGCGATGAAGCCATGGAATACCAAGGGCATCGAAGGCATTGCACGCTTCCTTCGTAAGGCATGGCGCCTCGTCGTTGCTGAAGATGGCTCACGTAACGCCAAGATTGGTGCAACTGAGCAACTCGACGCTGAAACCGAACGCACGCTACATGCTTCGATCAAGAAGGTCACGGAAGACCACGAAGCCCTCGGCTTTAATACCGCAATCTCTCAAATGATGATATGCGTCAACCAACTTGGCAAAGCCGAAGCGCTGACACTCGAAGCGGTTGAATCGTTCATCAAGCTACTCGCACCACTGGCTCCACACATCGCTGAAGAACTCTGGCAGTTTCTCGGTCATTCCGGAAGCATTTCCGATGCGGGCTGGCCTACGCACGACGAGAGCAAGCTGAAGCAAGACACGGTTAAAATAATCTTCCAAGTGAACGGTAAATACCGTGGCGATGCGCAACTTCCTGCGGATGTCTCTAAGGATGACGCCATCGCAGCGGCGAAGGCACACGAACGTATTACGGCTCACATC